Proteins encoded together in one Mycoplasma miroungirhinis window:
- a CDS encoding LLM class flavin-dependent oxidoreductase, with protein sequence MKVELGITTFGETTIIEGQEVAIAHDQRIRDMIEEMKLADEVGLDVYAIGEHHRKDFAVSAPEILLAAGAAVTKNIKLSTAVTILSSIDPIRVYQQFSTIDAISNGRAEIMVGRGSFTESFPLFGYKLENYAELFNEKLEMFKKINDNEILNWQGKFTQSVTNTGIYPRIANNAKLPIWVATGGNPESTVNIAKQGLPISYAVIGGSPKYFKGLIDAYRSIGRQFGFSDEQLQVSTHSWGFLGDNDQEAIDKYFHPTKQLVDQISKERPHWEPLTKEQYLTSVSDDGAIFVGDAKRVTKKIISTMEYLGIDRFYLHIPVGSMKHQDVLRSIEIFGKEVAPKVREYFKDKQKREPGM encoded by the coding sequence ATGAAAGTAGAATTAGGAATTACAACATTTGGTGAAACAACAATTATTGAAGGTCAAGAAGTAGCAATAGCTCATGACCAAAGAATTAGAGATATGATTGAAGAAATGAAACTAGCTGATGAAGTTGGTTTAGATGTTTATGCAATTGGTGAACATCATCGTAAAGACTTTGCAGTATCAGCACCTGAAATTCTTTTAGCTGCTGGAGCGGCAGTTACTAAAAATATTAAATTATCTACTGCAGTGACAATTTTATCTTCTATTGATCCGATTAGAGTTTATCAACAATTTTCAACAATTGATGCAATTTCCAATGGTAGAGCTGAAATTATGGTGGGCAGAGGTTCATTTACTGAATCATTTCCATTATTTGGTTATAAATTAGAAAATTATGCTGAATTATTTAATGAAAAATTAGAAATGTTTAAAAAAATTAATGATAATGAAATACTAAATTGACAAGGTAAATTTACTCAATCTGTTACAAATACTGGAATTTATCCACGTATTGCAAACAATGCTAAATTACCTATTTGAGTAGCAACTGGTGGAAATCCTGAATCTACTGTGAATATAGCAAAACAAGGTCTTCCTATTTCATATGCTGTTATTGGTGGTTCTCCTAAATACTTTAAAGGTTTAATTGATGCTTATCGTAGTATTGGAAGACAGTTTGGATTTAGTGATGAACAATTACAAGTTTCAACACATTCATGAGGTTTTTTAGGTGATAATGACCAAGAGGCAATTGATAAATATTTTCATCCTACAAAACAATTAGTAGATCAAATTTCCAAAGAAAGACCACATTGAGAACCACTTACAAAAGAACAATATTTAACTAGTGTTTCAGATGATGGAGCTATTTTTGTAGGTGATGCTAAACGTGTCACTAAGAAAATAATTTCTACAATGGAATATTTAGGAATAGATAGATTTTATTTACATATTCCAGTTGGATCTATGAAACATCAAGATGTATTAAGATCTATTGAAATTTTTGGAAAAGAAGTTGCACCAAAAGTAAGAGAATATTTCAAAGATAAACAAAAAAGAGAACCAGGAATGTAA
- a CDS encoding FAD synthase, producing the protein MDVYNWPIEHRENENKPEIIMILGAFESLHLGHYELFKLAKQLKNQNKNVQIACLLFKNKQNNNEKIFQLKTRIYTLEHLQVDKTIVINFDDNFKNIDPLKFINELKNLNVTTVIAGSDFKFGFNRQGNNQMLKQHFITHIIKEKKVNNNKISSTIIRQLIKEGNLDTTNNLLIEDYAFIVAVKDYKFDFPKNLIKLPAGIYFCNLVYKDIEYHGFIFINYQEKENQVVFLDLDEDILFFDELFIEVIKFFRNINHIAENKIFKSDLQEAMKFFKNNV; encoded by the coding sequence ATGGATGTTTATAATTGACCTATTGAACATAGAGAAAATGAAAATAAACCTGAAATTATTATGATTCTAGGTGCATTTGAATCTCTACATTTAGGTCATTATGAATTATTTAAATTAGCAAAACAACTAAAAAATCAAAATAAAAATGTGCAAATTGCTTGTTTATTATTTAAAAATAAACAAAATAATAATGAAAAAATTTTTCAACTCAAAACAAGAATTTATACATTAGAACATTTACAAGTAGATAAAACTATTGTAATAAATTTTGATGATAATTTTAAAAACATTGATCCTTTAAAGTTTATTAATGAGTTAAAAAATTTAAATGTTACAACAGTAATTGCAGGTTCTGATTTTAAATTTGGATTTAACCGTCAAGGTAATAACCAAATGTTAAAACAACATTTTATAACTCATATAATAAAAGAAAAGAAAGTTAATAACAATAAAATTTCAAGCACTATTATCAGACAATTAATTAAAGAAGGAAATTTAGATACAACTAATAATTTATTAATTGAAGATTATGCTTTTATTGTTGCAGTTAAAGATTACAAATTTGATTTTCCTAAAAACTTAATCAAATTACCTGCTGGAATTTATTTTTGTAATTTAGTTTATAAAGATATTGAATATCACGGATTTATTTTTATAAACTACCAAGAAAAAGAAAATCAAGTTGTGTTTTTAGATCTAGATGAAGATATTTTATTTTTTGATGAATTATTTATTGAAGTTATTAAATTTTTTAGAAATATTAATCATATTGCAGAAAATAAAATTTTTAAATCTGATTTGCAAGAAGCAATGAAATTTTTTAAAAATAATGTATAA
- a CDS encoding site-specific DNA-methyltransferase yields the protein MWCIKELINNRKRERERERSCEDSNFDVIYIDPPYNTESSKKEGNNSANEKENISATKFIYRDKFSRNGWLNLMNERLRLAKKLLKDDGVIFVSIDDNEQAYLKVLMDEIFGEENFVTNFIWQKKSGGGLNTYIYEGHEYLICYGKHKNYLKKKLFFPKKINIKNIEKDSTGFYYWEKDFLRKNFGKKVDNEHRNIFYEELEQYKTKDEIKQINENIKLGNYKLFSYGDNKHLVAKKIYTQNNDYKLVTPYSIISGMWSSDGTSELENICGKTNFTTIKPLSLIKLIVNILNNKNARILDFFAGSGTTAHAVMELNKEDGGNRTFTLVTNNENNIAYGITYERLYRINHGVGTNGETFKWTEKNESYKQNLNVFNLKYDSIDIVNSTTETNLLIDTLRESLAKFGIKNITDEELLNNLTNLYALESDSKDETN from the coding sequence TTATGATGCATTAAAGAACTTATTAATAATAGAAAGAGAGAGAGAGAGAGAGAGAGATCTTGCGAAGATTCTAACTTTGATGTAATCTATATTGATCCCCCTTATAATACTGAAAGTTCCAAAAAAGAAGGAAATAATTCCGCAAATGAAAAAGAAAATATCTCTGCAACAAAATTTATTTACAGAGATAAATTTAGTCGTAATGGTTGATTAAACTTAATGAATGAACGTCTTAGATTAGCTAAAAAACTCCTTAAAGATGATGGGGTAATTTTTGTTTCTATTGATGATAACGAACAAGCTTATTTAAAAGTTTTAATGGATGAAATTTTTGGGGAAGAGAATTTTGTTACAAACTTTATTTGGCAAAAAAAGTCTGGTGGTGGATTGAATACTTATATTTATGAAGGCCACGAATATTTAATTTGTTATGGCAAACACAAGAATTATTTAAAGAAAAAATTATTTTTCCCTAAAAAGATTAATATTAAAAATATTGAAAAAGATAGCACTGGTTTTTATTATTGAGAAAAAGATTTTCTAAGAAAAAACTTCGGAAAGAAAGTTGATAATGAGCATAGAAATATTTTTTATGAAGAACTGGAACAATATAAAACTAAAGATGAGATTAAACAAATTAATGAAAACATAAAATTAGGTAATTACAAATTGTTTTCATACGGCGATAATAAACATTTAGTTGCTAAAAAGATTTATACGCAGAACAACGATTATAAGTTAGTTACTCCATATTCTATTATTTCGGGTATGTGATCATCAGATGGAACATCGGAATTAGAAAACATATGCGGGAAAACAAATTTTACGACAATAAAACCTCTATCATTAATAAAATTAATTGTTAATATTTTAAATAACAAAAACGCCCGTATTCTTGATTTCTTTGCAGGTTCTGGTACAACTGCTCACGCTGTTATGGAACTTAATAAAGAAGATGGTGGAAATAGAACTTTTACATTAGTTACTAATAACGAAAATAACATAGCTTATGGTATTACATACGAACGTTTATACAGAATAAATCACGGTGTTGGAACTAATGGTGAAACATTTAAATGAACTGAAAAAAATGAATCTTATAAACAAAATCTAAATGTCTTTAACTTAAAATATGATTCAATTGACATTGTAAATTCTACTACTGAAACTAATTTATTAATAGATACTTTAAGAGAATCATTAGCTAAATTTGGAATTAAAAATATTACAGATGAAGAATTATTGAATAATTTAACTAATTTATATGCTCTAGAAAGTGACTCAAAAGATGAAACTAACTAA
- a CDS encoding DNA cytosine methyltransferase gives MVDVSNFGVAQKRERVIFVGTLKEHSYYVDEIIKKISNVKLPIKTVFDAIHDLENHQEDKKFNHIFTKHTDKMIEKIKNTPEGKTVMNGYSDAFRKQYYHKPSTTVKENHGGVHVHPKLNWVMTARELVRLQTFPDDFIFHSTKSNILKQIGNAVPPKLSEEIVKIILEVVYKC, from the coding sequence TTAGTAGATGTTTCTAATTTTGGTGTTGCACAAAAAAGAGAAAGAGTTATTTTTGTAGGTACATTAAAAGAACATAGTTATTATGTTGATGAAATTATTAAAAAAATTTCTAATGTTAAATTACCTATAAAAACAGTATTTGATGCAATTCATGATTTAGAAAATCATCAAGAAGATAAAAAATTTAATCATATATTTACTAAACATACTGATAAAATGATTGAAAAAATTAAAAATACCCCTGAAGGTAAAACCGTTATGAATGGTTATTCAGATGCATTTAGAAAACAATATTATCATAAACCATCAACAACTGTAAAAGAAAATCATGGTGGAGTTCATGTTCATCCTAAACTAAATTGAGTAATGACAGCAAGAGAACTTGTAAGATTACAAACTTTTCCAGATGATTTTATATTTCATTCTACTAAATCTAATATTTTAAAACAAATAGGAAACGCAGTTCCACCTAAATTATCAGAAGAAATAGTTAAAATTATTTTAGAGGTAGTTTATAAATGTTAA
- a CDS encoding type III restriction endonuclease subunit M: MKNKDYLKLLEDYKNKIDELSVNDLNKDQKALCKMILDNLQDKSQLQNVYQFLMKRVKIGFTFDVAPEINNKMISVLKYNEEKSFSFPEAKSQNNLIIGENYDALKNLLIIERERERERDLAKILTLM; this comes from the coding sequence ATGAAAAATAAAGATTATTTAAAATTACTTGAAGATTACAAAAATAAAATTGACGAATTATCGGTAAATGATTTAAATAAAGACCAAAAAGCATTATGCAAAATGATTTTAGACAATCTACAAGATAAATCACAATTACAAAATGTTTATCAATTTTTAATGAAAAGAGTAAAAATTGGTTTTACTTTTGATGTAGCACCAGAAATCAATAACAAAATGATTTCTGTACTTAAATATAATGAAGAAAAATCTTTTAGCTTCCCAGAAGCTAAAAGTCAAAATAATTTAATCATCGGAGAAAATTATGATGCATTAAAGAACTTATTAATAATAGAAAGAGAGAGAGAGAGAGAGAGAGATCTTGCGAAGATTCTAACTTTGATGTAA
- a CDS encoding YcsE-related riboflavin metabolism phosphatase, with protein MNKKYKLIAFDIDGTILPFKDGEKNLPLSNTIKKMFKKLKEKGFVIAFSTARDIFTIGNKLDTPYVDYFIGGNGSFILDVQKNEYIFEQQISFDDFKVFYENTKDLEIAFSIVGKNKGYYNKYFNIDHWFYKPFKKDFFDIEEYFNSEDKSNFLITIISKEIPLTKKYYENLFNYNNLNLSVQANWEGGVFVATKGVNKAKSLDILAQKLNISLEQVIAFGDSGNDREMLEEVGLGVAMANAEETLKEIADDIAYHVDDFGTYKYLLEKGFID; from the coding sequence ATGAATAAAAAATACAAATTAATTGCTTTTGATATCGATGGAACTATTTTACCATTTAAAGATGGTGAAAAAAATTTACCATTATCAAATACAATTAAAAAAATGTTTAAAAAATTAAAAGAAAAAGGATTTGTAATTGCTTTTTCTACTGCTAGGGATATTTTTACAATTGGAAATAAATTAGATACCCCTTACGTTGATTATTTTATCGGTGGTAATGGATCATTTATTTTAGATGTACAAAAAAATGAGTATATTTTTGAACAACAAATAAGTTTTGATGATTTTAAAGTATTTTATGAGAATACTAAAGATTTAGAAATAGCTTTTTCAATAGTAGGCAAAAATAAAGGTTATTACAATAAATACTTTAACATTGACCATTGATTTTATAAACCATTTAAAAAAGATTTTTTTGATATTGAAGAATATTTTAATTCAGAAGATAAATCAAACTTTTTAATTACTATCATTTCAAAAGAAATTCCTTTAACTAAAAAATATTATGAAAACTTGTTTAATTACAATAATCTAAATTTATCAGTACAAGCTAACTGAGAAGGTGGAGTTTTTGTGGCTACTAAAGGAGTTAATAAAGCTAAAAGTTTAGATATTTTAGCACAAAAATTAAACATCTCTTTAGAACAAGTTATTGCCTTTGGTGATTCAGGTAATGATCGTGAAATGTTAGAAGAAGTTGGTTTAGGTGTTGCAATGGCAAATGCTGAAGAAACCTTAAAAGAAATTGCAGATGATATAGCTTATCATGTTGATGATTTTGGTACTTATAAGTACTTATTAGAAAAAGGATTTATTGATTAA
- the truB gene encoding tRNA pseudouridine(55) synthase TruB, with the protein MFYALNKKKFVSSFQMIREFQKNYQIKKIGHAGTLDPLAQGLLIVATDDDTKLLDYIINQDKEYVCTMQLWAFSPSYDSQELVTYLPQNKITLKDLEDAFNKIKQQTKQTPPNYSAKNINGIRAYKLARQNQDFVLKANDIKIYSLDIIEYNLETGVIKFKTKVSKGTYIRSIVHDLGIELKTDAIMIDLFRNAIGNISITENQDFYKIIDFYKLFGLFFYKINNTQLNILNKRQTISHDKKENGKRLITYNDTIVAIAEFLDNKVNIIKIFWPQVLKEIEKRDP; encoded by the coding sequence ATGTTTTATGCATTAAATAAAAAGAAATTTGTAAGTTCTTTTCAAATGATAAGAGAATTTCAAAAAAATTATCAGATAAAAAAAATAGGTCATGCAGGTACTTTAGATCCACTTGCACAAGGTTTATTAATTGTTGCTACTGATGATGATACAAAATTACTTGATTATATAATCAATCAAGATAAAGAATATGTCTGTACAATGCAACTATGAGCTTTTAGTCCTTCTTATGATTCTCAGGAATTAGTTACATATTTACCTCAAAATAAAATCACTTTAAAAGATTTAGAAGATGCATTTAATAAAATCAAACAACAAACTAAACAAACTCCACCTAATTATAGTGCAAAGAACATAAATGGAATAAGAGCTTATAAATTAGCAAGACAAAACCAAGATTTTGTTTTAAAAGCAAATGATATTAAAATATATAGTTTAGATATAATTGAATATAATTTAGAAACTGGTGTAATTAAATTTAAAACAAAAGTTTCAAAAGGAACTTATATTCGCTCAATTGTCCATGATTTAGGAATAGAATTAAAAACTGATGCGATTATGATTGATTTATTTAGAAATGCCATTGGGAATATTAGTATTACTGAAAATCAAGATTTTTATAAAATAATTGACTTTTATAAATTATTTGGGCTATTTTTTTATAAAATTAATAATACACAATTAAATATATTAAATAAAAGACAAACTATTTCTCATGACAAAAAAGAAAATGGCAAAAGATTAATTACATATAATGATACAATTGTAGCCATTGCAGAATTTCTTGATAATAAGGTAAATATTATCAAAATTTTTTGACCCCAAGTTTTAAAAGAAATAGAGAAAAGAGATCCATAA
- a CDS encoding MarR family winged helix-turn-helix transcriptional regulator, with the protein MRANNKLILDLKQTLLNYDINQSEFAVLEYLFHKGRKNIDEIRKHILLTSGSVTYVIDKLEQKNYVIRTICSTDKRIFWVDITQKGKNLISEIFPLHKLNTKNIFKNLKEEEILLLNKLLQKI; encoded by the coding sequence ATGAGAGCTAATAATAAACTCATCTTAGATTTAAAGCAAACATTATTAAATTATGATATAAATCAAAGTGAATTTGCTGTTCTTGAATACCTCTTCCATAAAGGTAGAAAAAATATTGATGAAATAAGAAAACACATTTTATTAACAAGTGGTAGTGTTACTTATGTTATTGATAAATTAGAACAAAAAAACTATGTAATACGAACTATATGTAGTACAGATAAAAGAATTTTTTGGGTTGATATTACACAAAAAGGTAAAAACTTAATATCTGAAATTTTTCCTCTTCATAAACTAAATACCAAAAATATTTTTAAAAATTTAAAAGAAGAAGAAATTTTATTATTAAATAAATTATTACAAAAAATATAA
- the glyA gene encoding serine hydroxymethyltransferase: protein MYKKVDLRDKEIAELINKEAQRQNENIELIASENYVSEDVMKAAGSCLTNKYAEGYPNARYYDGCEYADEIEKIAISRACQLFSCAYANVQPYSGSVANAAVYMSLCEPNDRVLGLQLSSGGHLTHGYKISFSGKFYDSHFYEVDENGILDYDKIEQIALEVKPKMIITGYSAYSQIIDFKRFREIANKVGAYLFADISHIAGLVVAGEHPSPFPYADVVMTTTHKTLRGTRGAIILTNSEEIIKKINRSVFPGYQGGPLVHQIAAKAVSFNEALTHDFKKYAQQIILNANVFCRQFISKGVKVISGLTQNHLFIIDVKTSYGLTGKKAADILSIIKITANKNSIPQDQEKPTVTSGIRLGVAAMTTRGFTENQFIILANLIHKALSEPENFVLHEIIKKEILKLSADFPIKKYTVNE, encoded by the coding sequence ATGTATAAGAAAGTAGATTTAAGAGATAAAGAAATTGCGGAATTAATTAATAAAGAAGCACAAAGACAAAATGAAAATATTGAACTGATTGCATCTGAAAATTACGTTTCAGAAGATGTTATGAAAGCTGCTGGAAGTTGTTTAACTAATAAGTATGCAGAAGGTTATCCAAATGCTAGATATTATGATGGTTGTGAGTATGCAGATGAAATAGAAAAAATTGCAATTAGTAGAGCTTGCCAATTATTTAGTTGTGCATATGCAAATGTTCAACCTTATAGTGGATCAGTTGCTAATGCAGCAGTTTATATGTCATTATGTGAACCTAATGATCGTGTTTTAGGTCTTCAATTATCATCTGGAGGACATTTAACACATGGTTATAAAATTTCATTTAGTGGAAAATTTTATGATAGTCATTTTTATGAAGTTGATGAAAATGGAATTTTAGATTATGATAAAATCGAACAAATAGCATTAGAAGTGAAACCTAAAATGATAATTACAGGATATAGTGCTTATTCACAAATTATTGATTTTAAAAGATTTAGAGAAATTGCTAATAAAGTAGGAGCATATTTATTTGCTGATATTAGCCATATTGCCGGTTTAGTTGTTGCAGGTGAACATCCTTCACCATTCCCTTATGCAGATGTTGTTATGACAACAACTCATAAAACATTAAGAGGGACTAGAGGAGCAATAATTTTAACTAATTCAGAAGAAATTATTAAAAAAATTAATCGTTCAGTTTTTCCAGGTTATCAAGGTGGCCCATTAGTACACCAAATTGCAGCTAAAGCTGTTTCATTTAATGAAGCATTAACTCATGATTTTAAAAAATATGCTCAACAAATTATTTTAAATGCAAATGTTTTTTGTCGTCAATTCATCTCAAAAGGTGTAAAAGTAATTTCTGGTTTAACTCAAAATCATTTATTTATAATTGATGTTAAAACATCATATGGTTTAACTGGAAAAAAAGCTGCTGATATTTTAAGTATTATTAAAATTACAGCAAATAAAAATTCAATTCCTCAAGACCAAGAAAAACCCACAGTTACTAGTGGAATTCGTTTAGGTGTTGCCGCAATGACTACTAGAGGATTCACTGAAAATCAATTTATTATATTAGCTAATTTAATTCATAAAGCATTATCAGAACCAGAAAATTTTGTATTACATGAAATAATTAAAAAAGAAATTTTAAAATTATCTGCAGATTTTCCAATCAAAAAATACACTGTTAATGAATAA
- a CDS encoding site-specific DNA-methyltransferase: protein MWCIKELINNRKRERERERSCEDSNFDVIYIDPPYNTESSKKEGNNSANEKENISATKFIYRDKFSRNGWLNLMNERLRLAKKLLKDDGVIFVSIDDNEQAYLKVLMDEIFGEENFVANMINKTGAGRSDTKNIAIKKEYVLCYQKTNLFIANKKSSNIENYKYQDNNGFYSRNSFDRQGLRYSPSLDYEIIAPDGSKIYPGNSKEKWLERQKNKNIERDWCWTLSKKEYENRNDKGLIEWYKVNNQWRVAYKKYFDANDKSTPYSDLINDKSYSGMNEIKQIFNDRVFNYPKSIELIKYLLNLCQNKNARVLDFFAGSGTTAHAVMELNKEDGGNRTFTLVTNNENNIAYGITYERLYRINHGIGTNGETFKWTEKNEPYKQNLNVFNLKYDSIDIVNSTTETNLLIDTLRESLAKFGIKNITDEELLNNLTNLYALESDSKDETN from the coding sequence TTATGATGCATTAAAGAACTTATTAATAATAGAAAGAGAGAGAGAGAGAGAGAGAGATCTTGCGAAGATTCTAACTTTGATGTAATCTATATTGATCCCCCTTATAATACTGAAAGTTCCAAAAAAGAAGGAAATAATTCCGCAAATGAAAAAGAAAATATCTCTGCAACAAAATTTATTTACAGAGATAAATTTAGTCGTAATGGTTGATTAAACTTAATGAATGAACGTCTTAGATTAGCTAAAAAACTCCTTAAAGATGATGGGGTAATTTTTGTTTCTATTGATGATAACGAACAAGCTTATTTAAAAGTTTTAATGGATGAAATTTTTGGTGAAGAGAATTTTGTTGCTAATATGATAAACAAAACGGGAGCAGGAAGATCTGACACGAAAAATATTGCCATTAAAAAAGAATATGTTTTATGTTATCAAAAAACCAATTTATTTATAGCTAATAAAAAATCAAGTAATATAGAAAATTATAAATATCAGGATAATAATGGCTTTTACTCAAGAAACTCATTTGATAGACAAGGCTTAAGATATAGCCCATCATTAGATTATGAAATCATAGCACCTGATGGGTCTAAAATTTATCCTGGTAATTCCAAAGAAAAATGATTAGAGAGACAAAAAAATAAAAATATTGAAAGAGATTGGTGTTGAACTCTTTCAAAAAAAGAATATGAAAATAGAAATGATAAGGGATTAATTGAATGATATAAAGTTAATAATCAATGAAGAGTTGCATACAAAAAATATTTTGACGCTAACGATAAAAGTACACCTTATTCAGATTTAATAAATGATAAATCATATAGTGGTATGAATGAAATTAAACAAATATTTAACGATAGAGTATTTAATTATCCAAAATCAATCGAACTAATAAAGTATTTATTAAATTTGTGCCAAAATAAAAACGCCCGTGTTCTTGATTTCTTTGCAGGTTCTGGTACAACTGCTCATGCTGTTATGGAACTTAATAAAGAAGATGGTGGGAATAGAACTTTTACATTAGTTACTAATAACGAAAATAACATAGCTTATGGTATTACATACGAACGTTTATACAGAATAAATCATGGTATTGGAACTAATGGTGAAACATTTAAATGAACTGAAAAAAATGAACCTTATAAACAAAATCTAAATGTCTTTAACTTAAAATATGATTCAATTGACATTGTAAATTCTACTACTGAAACTAATTTATTAATAGATACTTTAAGAGAATCATTAGCTAAATTTGGAATTAAAAATATTACAGATGAAGAATTATTGAATAATTTAACTAATTTATATGCTCTAGAAAGTGACTCAAAAGATGAAACTAACTAA
- the rpsO gene encoding 30S ribosomal protein S15, which translates to MITKEKKLELIKKFGKNEKDSGSIEVQIAILTEDIESLKKHFQTNKKDLHSMRGFMAKVNHRKSLLSYLKANDQNAYFKLIQELKIRK; encoded by the coding sequence ATGATAACAAAAGAAAAAAAACTTGAATTAATTAAAAAATTTGGAAAAAATGAAAAAGATTCAGGATCTATCGAAGTTCAAATTGCTATTTTAACAGAAGATATTGAATCATTAAAAAAACATTTCCAAACAAACAAAAAAGATTTACACTCAATGCGTGGATTTATGGCTAAAGTTAATCACCGTAAATCATTATTATCATATTTAAAAGCAAATGATCAAAATGCTTATTTCAAATTAATTCAAGAACTAAAAATAAGAAAATAA
- a CDS encoding LLM class flavin-dependent oxidoreductase, translating into MEIELGISSFGETTLIEGENKPLEHHKRIQNMMEEVQLADKLGVDVYAIGEHHRKDFAVSAPEIVLAAAAATTKNIKLSSAVTVISSIDPIRVYQQFSTIDAISNGRAEIMVGRGSFTESFPLFGYKLENYAKLFDEKLEMFKKINDNEILNWQGKFTHSVTNTGIYPRVANNKKLPIWIATGGTEESTYKIAKQGHFINYAIIWGNWNKWSDLISTYKKVALESGHKKENIKVATHSWGFIAETDKEAQDKYFIPTKILVDQLATEREKWRPLTYEGYLNGLGDKKPFFVGSPKTVAKKIIDFIEDLQIDRFLLHLPIGSLKHQDILKAIRLYATEVIPVVKNYFKNK; encoded by the coding sequence ATGGAAATAGAGCTAGGAATTAGTAGCTTTGGTGAAACAACATTAATTGAAGGTGAAAACAAACCTTTAGAACATCATAAAAGAATCCAAAATATGATGGAAGAAGTGCAATTAGCTGATAAATTAGGTGTTGATGTTTATGCAATTGGTGAACATCATCGTAAAGATTTTGCAGTATCAGCACCTGAAATTGTTTTAGCAGCCGCTGCTGCAACTACTAAAAATATTAAATTATCTTCTGCAGTAACTGTGATTTCTTCAATTGATCCAATTAGAGTTTATCAACAATTTTCAACAATTGATGCAATTTCCAATGGTAGAGCTGAAATTATGGTGGGAAGAGGTTCATTTACTGAATCATTTCCATTATTTGGTTATAAATTAGAAAATTATGCTAAATTATTTGATGAAAAATTAGAAATGTTTAAAAAAATTAATGATAATGAAATACTAAATTGACAAGGTAAATTTACTCACTCTGTTACAAATACCGGAATTTATCCTCGAGTTGCTAATAATAAAAAATTACCAATTTGAATAGCAACAGGTGGTACTGAAGAATCTACTTATAAAATTGCAAAACAAGGTCATTTTATAAATTATGCAATTATATGAGGTAATTGAAATAAATGATCTGATTTAATAAGTACTTATAAAAAAGTAGCTCTTGAATCAGGACATAAAAAAGAAAATATTAAAGTAGCTACTCACTCATGAGGATTTATTGCAGAAACTGATAAAGAAGCGCAAGATAAATATTTTATTCCAACTAAAATATTAGTAGATCAATTAGCAACTGAAAGAGAAAAATGAAGACCTTTAACTTATGAAGGATATCTAAATGGATTAGGAGATAAAAAACCATTTTTTGTTGGAAGTCCAAAAACAGTTGCTAAAAAGATTATTGATTTTATAGAAGATTTACAAATTGATAGATTTTTATTACATTTACCAATTGGTTCTTTAAAACATCAAGATATTTTAAAAGCTATTAGATTATATGCAACTGAAGTCATTCCAGTTGTTAAAAACTATTTTAAAAATAAATAA